In the genome of Populus trichocarpa isolate Nisqually-1 chromosome 10, P.trichocarpa_v4.1, whole genome shotgun sequence, the window tagtttgacttaaaaaatttttaaatatcctttttttttaatatcgagaCATTAACATATTTGATCGATATGAGCTTTGTAACTTAACTAGTCAAATTCATGATCCAATTAATGaactctaaaaaatttattttttaaaactatcgtttacttaattatatagtaataataataaatacttgCAAAATCGAGCACAAACTAGATGTCAATACATATATTTGAGACCACGCTACCTACTTAAAAagtaaactaaaattttttttgaaaataaattcaaaatcaaacaagtattaaatgataaaactaaaaaattaaatgaaaaaaaaaatgaaaatatatatataaaaaaactcatttcctCCGCTGTTCATCTCAATAGTTAAGGTCCGTAAAAGaatacaatttatttagttgttttgggtaatttcttaaatttaaattctattttcaattatttagatagagaaatttttatttattatttatggcaacatttattgaattttggtcaccaaaaatagataaaagatataaaaaaaatcaacacttcCCTGTACGAGAAGATTTATCGAAGAGTAAATTTATCCACTAAATTGGCTAGTATCTAAAATATAGTGTTTACCGTATAAAGTAAAAActaggattaaaaataaatttcgtgtgttttaacaataaaatagaaaacagaTAACAATGTAATCAATTGACCGGCGTAAACAAGCAAATAATCCTTAATTTGCTCCTGAATTTAGTGTGTGTTTGGAAGTGGTGCAAATAccttttcatgatattttaaattattttttgttttagattatgttttttagattatttttttatgtaatggaattaaaaataaaatctaaaaaataaaaaaaaatattattttaaataaaaaaactttaaaaaataacatttcgcCATTAAGCATGCCTAATTTAAGAACGTGGAAAGTGACAACATCCGGGCAGGGTTTGAGCACCGCAGCCAGTTctattttaagcatttttatTAATGTCTAATCAATTACCagataaaagaaagaatcttattttataaatcactAGAAAGTAAATTCTCGCAATGCCCAGACTAGGAAAAAGGCTTGGTTATTTCGTATAGATTCAGGCACCAAGGGAGTGCATAGCACCgtgttcttaaatatttttaattttatttttatttaaaataatttttttaatttttttagatcgttttaatatgttgatatcaaaaataatttttttttattttgatgcatttcttagcgaaaaacattttgaaccgCTACCGCTATCACAGTCCCAAACATGGAAACAAAttctgaatttaaaattttatcgtAATCTTTTTCCCTTTTCGTGAGAGCATGGATAGCcatcttaatttttattgaacatGTTAAAAGGAAAAAGCCCTGTATCGAGGAACAACCCAGTATGGTCTATGGCTCTGTCTCTCTGTAGTGATATTTTTTCTTGGCTACCCCCACTCCACCAATTCAtgtagtttatttgtttttgtgcttaaaataattttgaattatttttatttaatgatattaaaaataaatttaaaaaaatataaaaatatattattttaatatatatatatatatattttttttttaaaaataaataaataattcttatCGCAATCTTAAACAACAGGACTTCTCACCCTCGGGGTTTCCATCTTGTGGACAGGGCCAATTTTCCTGAGGGTGTCTACTTTTTCTTGTgaagtttcttttcttcaatCATATTCAATGAAATATCCCATCCTTGTTGATGAACCGTCATGTCCCGTCATAAATTACCACTAGATATAATGTTGTCCCCACGTTCTATTATTTAGACCATTCTTGCAGGAATTCTTTTTTAGCTTTCCACACTTCTCATCTTGCATAACTGTAAAATTTGACATTGTCAATTTGTATGGCTGGCTCCAGTTTAATTAATCAGTTTTtagatttatgatttatttgattattaattttaaaattttaaaaaataaattgagatgtATATAAACTATCtggatatatataattaaaaaaaataaaaatgacatagTCATTTATTACTGCTGGTTGTTTGGCCCATGCAAGTCCTGTACTAGAACATGTGACCTAGCACGACAATTGTACTGATAGGCTAAAAACAGCCTACATCTACAAAATACCTAAAACACTGTTACTTTAACCTATTTACAAGCCTATTTATACAAGGTAGACAGGAGGAAGTAAAGGACATTATAGAAGTAGATGTTATATCAAGTATGAGGAACCACGAGCCTCGTGCAAGCTCTTCATGTGCAGCTTGTAAGTTTCTGAAAAGAAGATGCACTCCTAATTGCATATTTGCTCCATATTTTCGCTCAGATGAGCCTAAGAAGTTTGCCAAAGTACACAAGGTTTTTGGTGCAAGCAATGTGAGCAAGATCTTGATTGAAGTGCCTGAAGAGCAACGTGAAGACACGGTGAATTCTCTTGCTTATGAAGCTGAGGCAAGGCTCAGAGATCCTGTCTATGGTTGCATTGGTGCTATAGCTTTGTTGCAAAGAAAGATGGTTGAGCTGCAGGTTGATCTTGCCATTGCTAGAGCTCGTCTAGCTCGCTACGCTGCCAATTCTCCTCCTCTCTTGAATGATCATGGTAGCATGATACCAACTTTCGCTGAATTTCCTGCTTGTGGTGGATTGGTTGACAGTTTTAGCCAGAATTCATCCGATACCATGAATGATTTCAGCCAATtcccatatatattttaatggatttttctgtttttctctctcctattGCTCATGTAATGTAAATTTGAAGAATCTTCCTTTCAAGTTATGTTCCCAATCAAGAATTAAGATTTCTCTGAATTCTTGAAACCGTGGATGGTAATTGAACTGAATCCTGGTAGTACTATTAAAGTCCAATCTATAGTTCAGTATGAACCAAGTGTCCGTACATTTATGTACTGCGTAATTAGTTTCTGCAGATTACAGATTAATTTCAGAGACACCCAACCAAATTGAATCATCAATAACATTCCCATACGCCTTGGTTGTCCTGCTGTTATTGCGTCGCCATAAGATCAGATAGAAGGGATTGTTGAGCAGTCCTTGGCATATGAACTGGCTGGGTAGCAGGGATTATTGAGAAGTTCTTGTATATTGAGTTGATAAGTGGTTCGGAAAAGTGACCATAATTTCCATCTAGAGCCAACAGTGTTGCgcattaaaacatcaaaactgCCATCATGGAAACGTCCTGTATTCAGCAAGACATAGCATTGGCTAATGATGCAACCAGCCCCACAAAATGCCCATTCACTTTAGTCGGTGCAGTGCGAATCCAAAGATTAACGTGGAGGCTTTGAAGGCAAGTGAGTTCATATACACTAACAGCACTTCCCACAAGTCAGAATTGGAAGTATCCCAGTCAGCTTCCGAAAGCCAAAAGTAAATAGCTCCATAGAACAATTTGATCATGCAAGTGAGCATATAGATTAACAACTTGTTTGCATACAACCGATTCACATAGGCCACAGCCAAAACCTCCACAGAAATTTATTTCCCACATCATTCCGAAAAATCTAACCAAGTTTGATAATAGTGAGTGATGAACAGGAAAAAGGTTATCTTTCATTGCCACTTTTATCCTCGGTTGTCCCATGAACATCATTCGAAGGAGAAACATGTTAAATCAGCACTGAGTAGCGTGTATCGAGATACAAGCTGATCACATATTTATCActtgaatgaaaaataacacGCCTAAGAATGTAAGGAGCTGACACAGG includes:
- the LOC7474419 gene encoding LOB domain-containing protein 21; translated protein: MRNHEPRASSSCAACKFLKRRCTPNCIFAPYFRSDEPKKFAKVHKVFGASNVSKILIEVPEEQREDTVNSLAYEAEARLRDPVYGCIGAIALLQRKMVELQVDLAIARARLARYAANSPPLLNDHGSMIPTFAEFPACGGLVDSFSQNSSDTMNDFSQFPYIF